The sequence below is a genomic window from Saccopteryx leptura isolate mSacLep1 chromosome 3, mSacLep1_pri_phased_curated, whole genome shotgun sequence.
ATGGACTGTTTCCTGCTGCACCCTCCACCCAGCGGCCACTGGTCTGCACAGCACCATCAGGAGACTGCAGGGTCCTGAGCCCGACACTGAAGGAGCAGGGGGCCTCACCCCAGCTTCTGGCTGCCATTGGAACAGTTTAAAAGAGAAGGTGAGGGAGAAGAAGGGTTGGTTATTTGGAGTTTGCCTTCCTGAACCTTGCACATCTTAAGCTACTAACATGCAGAGGCTCTTAGCTAGAAGGGAGCACTTAGGCCATGGACAAGAACGTGTTTGTCCAAGGCCTGGCTGCGTACCCAGCAAGCCTGAAGCTGACTACTGCGGAGGAGGGAGAGCTACACCCAGGCATCAGTGACTTGGTCACCGTGGAGGAGCGCAGTGTGACATCGAGCCAGAGGGCAGCAAGTGCCCAGTGACTCACCTGGGGACAGTAAAGACACGCAGAAATAACACCTGTGGCCCTGAAGTAGAATCTCACAGACTGAAGTGAATCTTGCAAGAGCACGCTCCATCCACCCTGAAGACACCTGGCCACAGGTTCGAGGGATGCCGGGTAAAGAGGGACCAAAATGTGGAGAAGCGAAGGAAGGACAGTTGGCTGCTGTAGCATCTCGCAGGCCTCCTGGACCCAAGAGGATGTCCATCCCCAGTGACGTCTGCCGGAGGCCTCGTCAGGTGAACCAGCTCCCTTCACCCACCAAAGCTGAGTGAGCATCAGCCGTTAGTCAGGTGCTGGGATAGACACAATTCACACAGCGGTGAACAGACAGGCCTCAAAGTCCCTGCCCTCCTGAACCTGCCCTTTCAATGGCAGGAAGCAAGCCCAAACCAAAACCAACAGTATACAGACTAATAACTATGATGATTATAAGTTGACCTAGGTACTCTGAAGAAACAAGGGGCTAAGATGGAGAATGGTGGAAGAGGACCTACAGAGGGAAGGGTAATCAGAGGAAGCCTCCTGGAGGATGTGAAATTCATCCTGAGACCTAAAGGAAGAGTAGAACCCAGCTAAGCAAAGGGGAGAGGACACagtaagtgcaaaggtcctggagCGGCAAAGAATTAGACATATTCAAAGAATGGAAAGAACAGATAAGGATGTTCTCAGGGATGAGCTTGCTGAGAAAGGCAGGGGCTTTTAGGTCATTCAGCACAAGGTGACATGattggttttgtgtttttaaaaggtCATTTTTGCTGTTATGTCGAAACTAGATTATGGGAACTTCTGACAAATTCTTGACTTATCTCATTACAATTTCCTGTCTCAGAGGAGCTACTCCCAGGAATGGCTATCATATCTAGAGGCTGGAAGCCAAGTAGAAATGACAAAAGTAAGCAACTATGTAACCTTCGGGTTCATGGTATCTGAGAAAGGTTTCACAGAGTTGAGTGTATTTACTAATCTTCGGCATGGGAGATTTCAAAAGGCATTGAGGAGTCTTAATGATTCTAAGACGTGTATCTCAAAAGGGATGATCAGTTCTAAAAAGCTAGAAATTCTAACTGTATGATTGCAGGTGACTTTCTTCCCAATTAGGGAAAATCAGGCAGGGACTGGAGACATCATTCCATGGAGAAACAGACTTTTAAGGGATAGGTGCTCAAGACAGCAAAGAAAGTTACCTAATCATGAACAAACACAGGGACTGATAAGGCCACTGAGGATAATCTCAGGAATGCACCGTGCCATAGAAAGAGAAACTTAGAATGATGAGGGTGGGTCGCTGGGGGGCAGCACAGCAGGGGCGACATGGCTGGAGCCACTGGTAAGGGATTTCTCATCTCCTAGATTTCTTCTGCGCTTTTGTGTCAAGGGAATATCTTCAGGCAAagaggtaaaaacaaaaaacaaaaaaaaccacacaaaaaaatcccccccaaaaaaccatgGGAAAGGGATGGAACTCTGGAAGGGTGGGGGCTCCTGCTGGCTTTGCTGTCCATAACATCCCCTGCACAACTGTCCTTGGAAAGGCACccaatgtttgttgagtgaatgaatgtatACATGCATgcaaagatggatggatgggtggatggatggatggatggatggatggaggatggaggatggaagaatggaaggatggatagatagatggatgacaATGCAGGTACTATAGATGCAAACTATTCAGGCTGGGGGGCCACAGACTATCCCAGAAGAGGATTTTGCCCTTTTCTTGGCTTCTCAACATCTGTTCTGGATGCCCCCGCCTATCAGGAGCCTTGATGGGAGGCAGCCCTCACCTGCCTGTCCAGAGTATGCTGGGATGGGCCTTTCTCCTCCCGGTAGCGAGGGTGTGGCTCTGAGGCCTAGACTTGGCTGGTCCGATGCCTTCGCATGGCACATGTTGAGAGATTTGCCAGTGGAGATGGTGCAGGCAGTAGTGTCCTTTCTACACAGGACCCCATGGGCATGCCTGGCAGGGGCTATGACCCCTGCAGCCAGTGCTGCCGTCCCCCACTCCCACGTTCCTGCCTGGCTcgttcttctttaattttttttttttttacagagacagagagagagtcagaaagagggctggatagggacagacagacaggaacagagagatgagaagcatcagtcattagtttttcattgtgacatcttagtgttcattgattgctttctcatatgtgccttgaccatggggctacagcagaccgagtaaccccttgctcaagccagcgaccttgggtccaagctggtgagcttttgctcaaaccagatgagcccgtgcttaagctggcgacctctgagcctcgaacctgggtcctccatatcccagtctgatgctctatccactgtgccaccgcctggtcaggctaaatttttttttatttaaaaataagtatagtgATTGTGGAGAGGTCCCTGTACCCTCGACCAGCTGGGGTTACACCTCGCATGACCAAGGCACGGCACTGGGACTTGGGGATGGAACCGGTACCACATGTGCATAGCCTTTCTACCGGTTGCTGCTTCATCCAAGAGCCTTCCAATAATTTGTCGGTCTCTCTGTCTAAATCAGCCAGTCAGTTCCACCATTTCCAAGATGGGGATGACAGTGAGGAAGAGGCCTCTGGCTGAGCAGCCTGGGAGGGTGGGGTCCGTGGAGGGATTGGGGGTTGGTAGTAAACCCTCCAGAGAAGTGAGGGGTCAGGGGCAGTGGGAGGAGCCATCTCAGGGCAGTGGGAGGAGCCATCTCAGGGAAGTAGGAGGATCCATTTCAGGGCAGTGGGAGGAGCTAGCTCAAGGAAGTGAGAGGAGCCAGCTCAGGATCCATTGGAGGGAGACCTGGCAGGTCTGGATTTGGttgtgggaaggaaggaagctgtgaagaagggaggaggagggagacatTAATCAGAAGTTGACCAGGGTTTGAGTCAGAGCCCCATTCCCAGGGGATCAAATGAATTGCAAGGCTTTAAGGGAATGGAAAGCAGTCCCTCCAAGACCTTGGATGCCCCGTTTTCTCGGGAGCATCATTCCGGGTTGGAGGGACAGCGGTGCGGTTCCAGCAGGTGACATGGTGGCTTCAGGGCTTGCCGTGGGACGCTGTTCTTTCCCTCCTGGGTGAGTGCAGGTGGAGCCTGATGAGCCAACCTCCGCTGACCCGGAGCCGGGGTTCGATGGAGACTGCTGAGGTTTCCCAGGGCTGACAACAGTCCTTCTTCCCCATCGCAGTTTATTGTGAAACAGTGGTGATACCGAACGTCTGTGAAGGGCTTCTCCTTCCAGATGCTTCTCTACATCCTTCCCACTGTTAACTGACAACGTTCACTATTCCAGGAGGTAGGCACGAGATGGTTCCTGGGGTGACCAAAGCATTGTTGTTGTTACTGAGTGGAGGACATCACAGAACAAGCTTGGCCTTCCCAGGATTCCTTGCCCAATGGACTTGCCAGTTATCCCCTAAGTTAAAAAGCCACCAGCACCGAGGAGCAGGGCATGGTCAGCGTGGAGAAGGGGCCCTGTTCCTTCTCCCAAACGCACTGGTCAGGGAAGCTGCCCTGCTCTAGGGTAGGGTGAGTAGGGCAGAGAGAGGTCCAGGACCCCCACGCGGAGATGCCTCTCCAGCCAAGAACACTGATGAGTCATGTTTTCATGGGGAAGTGAGCATGGTGCTTTGCTGGTGTGCCACGCCATCGCTGAATGGAGGGGTTCCCAAGGGTCAGAAGCCACAGAGACAACAGGGTATGAAGCCTACAGGCTGAACCAAACCTTCAGAGTGGTTCAGGTTTGAGAGTTGTTAAGGAGACAGGCTGGGCAAGTCAGACTTGGTTTGACTCTTTAGATGTGCAGGTGGTGGTAGCCCCTGGGGCCATGGGGCTGTTCACTGAGACCCGGGTTACTCAGGGAGAAAGAGACTGGGGAGAGAAGTAATGAAGTCAGTTTTGAACCGACTCAGTGGGCCGCCCAGGGAGAGTTGCTGGCTGGCAATGCATATTTGAACCATCAATGTGTCCATCCTGCAAATATTTGTCAAGCACCTAATATATGCCAAAAGCTTTCCTAAGTGCCAACACCATCGTGGGAGAAAGAGAACTGCCCAGATCTCCCTGCCTGCATGGAGTTTAGATTCTTGTGGGGAGACATatacacaacaacaacaaaaatatatatatgtaacaacaacaaaaaatatatatatatatgtaaatatgtggTGACAGATTACTCTAGATGCTATGAGAGAACAACTAGGGGCCCAGGGAAGGTGTCTAACAGAGAAATTCAGAGGAGAAGAGAGCAGTCAAGGCAGAGGAGAGGACCCAGACAGCATAtgcaaaggtcctgtggcagaaagagTTTGTCTGCCCAGGGAACCAGAATATGCCCTGAGTGGCCAACAGTCGTGATTACAGAGGAGAGATACAGTGGACGGGGTTGAAGAGTCAGGAGGAACTGAGCACATTTGGATTTAATTCTTGGTCCCATGGGACGTCGTCAAAGAGATAGTCTAGTGACTTGCATGGGAGTGATGGCAGTGGAGATAGATAGAGGGACAGGAGCGACTTGAGAAATCTTTTGGAGATGAATTGCATTTGGGaggtgaggaagaagggagaaaacagGGCTCCCAGTTTTCTGTGGAAGCAACTGACACAGGAGGCGCTGCTCACTGAGAGAGGGACCAGGTGGGCGCAGGTGGAGATTGACTGGTGGTGGGACATCCACGGGGAGATGTCAAATAGCTAATTGGAGATGTGGGTCTGGAATGTGGAGCCAATGTCAGGGCCATCGGCACAAATCTGGAAAACATTAGTTCACTCAAGATGTTTGAAGTCACAAGGTGAGGGAGACAGGAGAAGTTATAGAGTGACTAGAGAAGAAAGCCCAGGCCCCAGTTCTGGGTCCCCCACTTGTTTACGGAATACATTGAGAGGGGTCTTCGGTGAGGGGCCGGAGTGGTCATTGAAACAGTGAGTCAGTGGGGGTGATTTCCTACCTAAGTCCTGGGTGTGGTCGTGGTGGCGGCATTTGAATGTCATTTTGTCGACACTTGCAACACGGCCTTTGGTTTAACCGTAAGGAGACGTGGGCCAAACCCAGAGCTGTGCGGACAGCCAAGGGGAGCAGTGCCCCTTCTGCGGGGCTCTTGGAGAACGTGATCTGCCAGCCCTGAGACATCATGTCTGGaacaagaaaatggaaaagaatttgCTTTATTTCAAAGGTAgctttttttgtaaaaatgtaaGCAGTTAAATCAATCCAGTTATTTGACAATTCACTGAGTTCCTACCACCTGCCTGTGCACAGGGGCATGGCGAATGCCTCAGGCCGGCCGCCCGCCCTCAGGGAACCTCCAGTGGCCCATTTCTGGGCATCTTTATCTTCTATCCAGAAAGTGCAAGTAGGGACCATGTCCCCAttctcactggcttgaagcaaaAGATCGGTGTTGGAAAGAGGAGGAAGCAGTTTCACAGCACAGGTAGTCGGGAGGTGAAACATAGTCTTCAGCACCGAGAAAGTTATTCGAAGGTGGAGTCACTGTGGATCTGTTCCCCTCCCTCATCGACAAGCGTCCCCTCTTGTGGGAAGAGAAACACCTTTACACAGTGACCACCAATCCCATCCACAATGGTAGAGGTGATTCGATGGGCCATTTTAGGACTGAGGGCTCTATGGGACAGGGGCTTCCCCCAGGTTTCTGGATGCCTCCTGGGAGCCAGTTAGCCGCAGAAGGAAGCAGCAGAAACAAGACAAAGGTATAGGATGCAATTACCAGTTCTTGTTAACACCATCCTCCCCATGACACCTCTCCCTTCgacacctctcccctcccccccccagagTTCTCTCAGTACCTGCGCCCTTTCCCCCTGAGGAAGTGTAAGCCTTTGTTATTCCTGCGTCAGATACAGATAGCGGGCTTCCGTGTACCCACGTGGAGCTGGGCAccaggggagtggggtgggggttgcTAGAGGAGGGGGGACCACGGCAGGTGGGCTCAGGCTGGGTTCCTGTAATGCAGAGAACTGGAGCCAGCTACATTGATGGGAAAGGGAGGTTGGGGGAAGGACCCCGGAAAGCTCATGGGACTTGCTCCATGCAGGTGATGAGGaatgaagggggaggggcaaaagtgAGGCGAGAAGGGGGGAGTGGGAAGGTAGGGCAGTCTGTGAAAAGAGCAGCTTCTCTTCTGGCCACCACCCTTGGAATGAATCCCTTCCagttgctttgttgttgttgttgtaaattCTAATGCCACGAGGGTCAAGGATCAAATTCCAGAGTGAGACTCTGATTGGCCAAACTTCTACCACACCCTCAGGAAGGTAGGGTGTGTTGGTTAACACCGTGTTATCGTGTTATCATCGTGTTATCGGGACAGGGAATTCCTTCAAGGAAAGTCAGTTACATtctcgtgggggggggggggatgataaATTcctgagagggagaaaggtgcCATGATAAAGAATAACACCTACTTTTAATGGGTGGGGCTGAAGTGTTGGGGACAAGGCTGAGCCTTGCAAATTCAAAGCTGTCAAGTGACAACGATAGAGCTGAGAAAGGACAGACTGAGACCCCGTGGTTGGAAGAGCTTAGAAGACAGGAGCAAGAGGCAGGGCTCTCCGGGGTGTCTGGGTTCTCTCCTAAGTCTGTTGAGAAGCcataacagttttttaaaaggaagtgaCCTGACctgattttcattttcaaagaacTCCTCGCTGGGAGAGTTAAGAATTATTGGAGTTCGCACCCAGCAGAGTAAGTGCCCTTCGCGGGTGCTAGACCAGCACGGGGCTGTGGTTGAGCACGGAGCATggaatgtgtttgtgtgtgtctgggggggggggcatttttcCTCCACTCTCTTAGACTTGGTGTCTGGGGCATGCAAACTAAAACTACACTGACACAAGACAGATTAATAGGAGATAAGGCACAGAGAtcttatttttacagaaaagCAGTGAAGACCCTTTTTTAATTGGGGACTTACATAGCATTCTAACAAGAAAGCAACATATTGTGGGAAAATGCCAAGACAAAGGAGAGGGCTTCTAGGGGCAGTACACTGTGGGAAGGTAAATGTATGGGCTGGGGGCACTAATGGGAGAGGAGGGTTATTGAGGGTTTGGATGAGAGTTGGTTTATGCAGTTCACGTTGGTACCGTCTCCATCCCTTGAGATAAGGTTGGCTCTCTCAGTATGGAGAGGGGCTGCACATTCGTACGAGAGCCCTTCCCACGTCTGCTTTTCCTCAATTACCTTCAGCCCAAAACAGTCCTTATGCCAGAGTGACGTATTCCGGATGGCATAGTCTGATCCTTCACAAAGGCATTGGACCAAGATCAGGCTGGTCAAGGGGTCAGGAGGAGGAACCCGCAGAGACCTGGCACCCAAGTGGGCAGGCCATGGAGGAGGAAGGCACAGGAGACACTGAGAGTTCAGGTACACAATTAGGTCCAAAGTCCGCAGAGGCTGAGACAGGCTAAAAGGAACTGTCAGGTCCACAGACCAAGTGCCAGAAGACGGGCTGTCTGCTCTCCGTGCCCCTGGCTCAGCAGGGAGAGGAGGAACTGAAGGTCTCAGAGGATCCTGACTGAAGCAAGTGTGAGCTTCCTGGGTCTCCGTCTGTGATGAGCAGGGTATTgagggagaggggttggggggttAGACAATGGAGTTTAAAAATAGGGACTTTCCTATTTCTCTTATAGATGTGCCTGCACAAACATACAATGATACATATCAAAGGATGTTCACTGAGGTATTATGTGCAATAACCAACAAACAGACCAatagacagacaagaaaaaaacatcCTTAACATTCCTTAATAGGGAATTGGTCAAACCAGTCATGGGCATCCATACAGTGGGAATACTATGGGGCCCTGAAAAAGAATGGcgtagaccagcggttctcaacctgtgagtcgcgaccctggcgggggtcgcctaaagccatcggaaaacccctgtgttttggtcgtttgacccccgccgggatcgcgacccacaggttgagaaccactggcgtAGACCAATGCGTACAGATATAGATTAGTATCCAAGTTATTTTACTGGAAAAAAGCAAACTGTAGAACAGCATGGACGGTGTGATCCATttgtgtggagaaaaaaaaatgggcataaAAATATGTGCTTGCAGATGCTTTGAAAATttttggaaggaaagagaaatgtcAACAGTGATTTTGTCTGAAGAGAAAGGCTGGGGCAGGAACAGGTCATCCTGCTGTTCATCTATTTGATTGCTATTTCTCTGAACATATCTTACTTccataagaaaatattaattaaaaactattttagaaaCCAGGGTGAAGGTTCATAACTTTCTAGAAATAGACAGGCTCTTCCATAATTGAAGGGTGGGGCCATTTGCTGTACGTTTGTACAGAAAGTGTTACACTTAACGATTAAATAAGAAACATTTCTTTAATGTCAGGTATGAGACAGCACAACCCCCTATCAACCATGTGATGGATTCAGGTCCTAACCTATACATTCAGAACCGAAAAAGTTAATAAAAGGGGTCAGGtgggaaggaaaaaacaaacctaGTAATAAATCATAGATAATATGTTCATCTGCAATAAAAATCTGAGAGAAGGTGAAACTAATAAACTTTTTGGAACTAAGAGAGTTTATCATGGTTGCTGAGTTTCAGATTAATATATAAAACTCAAGGGGATTCTCGTATACTGACAacactataattttaaaactaccGTGTACAAGAGCCAGAGAATTTATATAACTAAGGAATACATGTAACAGGAAGATGTGTTAAGATATTTCtaaagaaaactataattataaaatttatatgtatacattatagtctataaaactgtttaaaatgtGTGTATTGACGCATAAAAGAAGGCAGGCAGCACCCTGCCTTCATGGATAGAGTCGGTATCCCCTAAAGCCGTTAGCACTCTCTAACATTAATAGATAAATTCAGCGTACTGTAATGTTAATCAAAAGCCCCATAAAGAATTCTGAGCTCACCCTGGAGTTCAGACCTGTGAGCACACAGCTAACACTAAGACCATTCTGAAGAAAGAAGGCAAGGGgaaaagttgtgtgtgtgtggtggagtcACCTTCTAAATATCAGGAccttcagcagtagagcgtcggcctggcgtgcgggggacccgggttcgattcccggccagggcacataggagaagcacccatttgcttctccacgccccccccctctctgtctctctcttccgctccgcagccaaggctccattggagcaaagatggcccgggcgctggggatggctccttggcttctgccccaggccctagagtggctctggtcgcacagagcgatgccccggaggggcagagcatcgccccctggtgggcagagcgtcgccccctggtgggcgtgccgggtggatcccggtcgggcgcatgcgggagtctgtctgactgtctctcccagtttccagcttcagaaaaaaaaaaaagaaagaaagaaaaaaaaaaaaatatcaggacTTATTATAAACTTACAGGAATTAGGCCCAGAAACAGACAACTTACCGAAACACAGTCCAAAAATAAACCCGCAGATGTAAGAGGTTATTTATGGGACAGAGATGGGACCATTGGACGTGCTCCCCTAAGATGTAGCACCTTGGTGTGGTCAGTGTTTTAAACTGAGGGCATCTGAGAGAAATGGCAGGTGCAGGAAGGACTCTCTGACTGTCCCCGGAAGCAGGTCCCAGACCCTCACGGGAGAGGTGCACCCCTGTACCTGGAGGAGGTGAGCACCCTTGGCTCCAAAGACAGAGGGGCACGGAGAGGAATCTGCATGACTGGGCCTTGCCCTTCCCCCCAGTTTGCCACCCTGAGCTCTGACCCCTTTGCCTTTCCACGTTTCCCCACAACTGCCCACTCTTCATCAACCCTCATACAAAAACACTGCGGTTCAACTCTTTCTTCGGATCTTCATTTCCTTAGGAAGTCTCCCGTGTCACATAAaactcatattaatttttttttcatattaatttttcatGTCTCTTTGCCTGTTAGTCTTTTGTtgcagagccccagcccagagcccggagcctcagcccagagcctggagccccagcccagAGCCCGGAGCCCAGAGTCCCagcccggagcccggagcctCAGCCCaaagcctggagccccagcccagAGCCCGGAGCCCAGAGTCCCagcccggagcccggagcctcagcccagagcctggagccccagcccagAGCCCGGAGCCCAGAGTCCCAGCCCAGAACCCCCCAGCCCAGAGCCCGGAGTCCCAGCCTGGAGTCCAGAGCGCGGAGTCCTAACCCAGAACCCAGAGCCCAAAAGGGTAGAAGGAGGAAGATATTTTTTCTCCCCGACAGTAGACTAGCAATGCAAGGGTGGACTGGCCAATAATCAGAGCTGAGCAACTGATTGCGCTTATAGAAAAATTAAACTCATCTACTTTATACCAAGCACACAGGTAAACtccaattgaattaaaatgtaagaAGCAAAATTGGATACATGTGGAAAATTAGGAGAAAACTATATTAAGAAAGGATTTCTTAACCAAGACTCAGAAAGTACAAACCATAAAGAAACAGATTGGCAGTTGACTAAAATGAGAAACTCCATCAAACAACAACCCAGACAAAAAAGATGACAGGAGCAGCAGACAGGAGTTTGTAACCAACTCGTGAGTGTTTAAGATTTACAGAGAATTCCGACaaggaattaaataaaagagCACCCAGAAGAGAAACGGGTAAATGCTACAAGCCCGGAGTCGCCAAAGTGGGAACCCGAGTGACCAGTAAATGAGAAAGTTAACATCAGGTCTGCTGCCCGTTTCTGtaacgtttttgtttttttgtttttttttttaatttaaaaaatcttttcctcccgaagctggaaacggggagagacagccagacagactcccgcatgcgcccgaccgggatccacccggcacgcccaccaggggcgaagctctgcccaccagggggcgacgctctgcccctctgacgctctaccgctgagccaaccggccagggccccgtttCTGTAACGTTTTATTAGAACACACCTGCTTGTTTTCATACTGTCCGAGCCTGCTGGCGGCTACTGTAGCGGAGGGAAGTTGTGGTAACACAGACTGTTTGACCTccagagcctaaaatatttgcAATTTGACTCTGCAGAAAAAGTTTGGTGACCCCTCATCTAAATACTTATTATCCGAGGCATAGAGATTAATAAATGCgggtgtattttaaaaatagatactaTAAAGTGGTGAATATAGTAGACCACAGCTACATGTATCAACCTAgctaaatctcaaaaacataacATTGTAAAAAGCAAATTATAGAATGATACATGCATACCGTTTGATGCTATTTATATAACGTTTGGACGTGTGCATGTGTTTGTAGCTATAGGATTAAAATGTACGTGGAAATAAATTAGGTAAAGTAGTTCTCACGGGGGACAGAGGGCCCAGGTACGTAGAGAGCTTCAAAAGtacctttaatattttattctttaagtggcACCACATGCAAATACAAGAAGGTGGTTCCAAAGCTGGG
It includes:
- the LOC136398265 gene encoding uncharacterized protein, translated to MPGKEGPKCGEAKEGQLAAVASRRPPGPKRMSIPSDVCRRPRQVNQLPSPTKAEAPAQSPEPQPRAWSPSPEPGAQSPSPEPGASAQSLEPQPRARSPESQPGARSLSPEPGAPAQSPEPRVPAQNPPAQSPESQPGVQSAES